The genomic window CGTGAGCTTCTCCAGGTCGCCTTCATCCTGTCCATTCCAGAAGCCGCCGCCGTAGCAGCTTGCGAGAATCACGAGCTTGCGCACGCCGTCGGGGAGTCCGGCCAGCGCCGCGCGAAGATCATCGTCGAGGCAGTTCTGGTTGGGCCAGATCGTCTCGTCGCAGGTGTCGGCCGCCGGCGGCACGGTTTCGCCATCCAGAACGTAGCTGCCGTGGCCGTGATAGATGAACAGAAAGATGTCGCCGGCCTGCATGCCCGCGCCGGCGTTGGCGATCGCGGTGGCGATGTTGGCGCAGGTCACGTTGCCAGTGAGCTTGTTGACGTTGTTCTTCCAGTTGCCCCATTTCTCGAGCGACGCGGCCATCTGATCGGCGCGCTCCTGGGCGATCGTGTCGTCGAACGCCGGCCCGCCGGGATAGGTAGGACCGACGACCACGGCCTTGTTGGCTGCCGAGGCAGCGGTACACGCGATGCCAAGCAGACTGCTGAGCACCGCGCCCCTCCAGATTGACATCATTTGCGCATTCATGGCATTCCTCACTTTCGGCTGTGCTTCGGCTCGCGCTTGGACTACAGGGCGGCGCACGGCGTGGCGTGCACCTGCGCTGAGCCCCGGCGGCCGGATGGCACTCAGAATCGGGTTTGCGGTTGCTGATCCGGTCGCCGGGGGCCGAACATCCGGCTCGACGCGGTTGATCTAGTATAGAACCGAAACTGTGCGATTTGACAGAGGGCGGGAGATTTGTCGGGCAGATTCGCGCGCACAGCGCGTCTATGTGGCGCGGCGCAGTGCGGACCAGGCGAGCGCGGCCCAGCCGACGAGAAAGAGCACGCCGCCGATCGGCGTGATCGCGCCCCACCAGCCGGCCTTGGTCAGGGCGAGCAGGTACAGGGTGCCGCAGAAAATGATGGTCCCACCAGCAAACCCCACACCCGCCGTCGCAGTGCGTCGCTCTGCCGGCAGCAGGCCGAGCAGCACGAGCGCGAGGGCGTGATACATCTGGTACTGCGCGGCGAGTTTGAACACGTTGAGATAGCGCTCTTCAAGGCCCGCCAGCGCATGGGCGCCAAACGCGCCGGCCGCGACGGCGAGAAAGCCGGATACGGCGCCGATGACCAGCCAGGTTCGCTGCATGCACGGATCCTCCTACGTCGGAAGCCGAGACGATTCCAGCAGTCCGGCGCACAGCCTGACTGGTTGCAGCAAGCTACAGACTGAATTCGCCTCGCTGCAACCACGGCGGTAAAATCTAGCCGAAGGGAGCGTGTATGTCCCCACGCCGAAAGACTCGTCAGGTCGCCGTTGGCCGCGTCCGTGTTGGCGGTGATGCGCCGGTCGCGCTGCAGTCGATGACCAGCACGTATACGTACGACATCGATGCGACGCTCGCGCAGATTCACAAGCTCGCCGTCGCCGGCGCCGACTTCGTGCGCGTCGCCGTGCCGGACAAACGCGACACCGAGGCCCTGCAACGGATCGTGCCGGCGGCGCCGGTGCCGATCGTCGCGGACGTGCATTTCCATTTCGAGCGGGCACTGGAGGCGATCGCGGCCGGCGTGCACAAAATCCGCCTGAACCCCGGCAATATCCAGGACCGGGCGAAGGTCCGGCGCGTCATCGCGGCGTGCAAGGAACGCGGCATCCCCATCCGCGTCGGGGCGAACGAGGGCGGGATCGTCGAACGGCGGGACAAGGGACAGCGGGCCGCCGAGCAGGCCGAGCTGGACAAGGACTACGCCGCCGGTCTGATCCGGATCATGCTGGACAAGCTCGACGAGTATCTGCGCGTTTTTGACGCCGAAGGCTTTCACGATGTCGTGATTTCCGCG from Phycisphaerae bacterium includes these protein-coding regions:
- a CDS encoding DUF423 domain-containing protein, with the protein product MQRTWLVIGAVSGFLAVAAGAFGAHALAGLEERYLNVFKLAAQYQMYHALALVLLGLLPAERRTATAGVGFAGGTIIFCGTLYLLALTKAGWWGAITPIGGVLFLVGWAALAWSALRRAT